One part of the Strix aluco isolate bStrAlu1 chromosome 27, bStrAlu1.hap1, whole genome shotgun sequence genome encodes these proteins:
- the LOC141915806 gene encoding keratin, type II cuticular Hb4-like, translating to MSCCSYSISSGHAVRKFSSSSVAVPRSRCNFSAAWCHWGGGMGYRGLGSFSSRSLDGLVCSRPRTVVGRCSPPRRGYGFGAAGTGFGYRGAGFGYGVGGVSRPCTITPITINKRLLQPLRLGLDPNMQTVKYQEKEQIKTLNNKLASSIEKVRFLEQQNKVLETKWNLLQGQNHCRNTLTPRLEAHIGNLKKELEALGCNRAQLETDLKAAQQVLETNKKMYKDECSQRTCTESEFIALKKVRRADCFFLNKAELEAKVESLKEEAEFLRMFYEEEIHQLWAQISDTSVLMQMDNSQDLGSEGITADVEAQYEDVAHRGRAEAQAWYERKLEELRVTAGRSADSLRETKTEIAELTRTVQRLNGGVRSAKAQRRKLEAAVADTEQRGETTAKDAKHKLSELETALQQTKADLAQQLREYQELMNIKLALDVEIVTYRKMLEGKESSERRAGESQAHI from the exons ATGTCCTGCTGCTCCTACAGCATCAGCTCTGGCCATGCCGTCAGGAAATTCAGCTCTTCCTCTGTAGCTGTTCCCAGGAGCCGATGTAATTTCAGCGCTGCCTGGTGTCACTGGGGTGGTGGCATGGGCTACCGTGGTTTGGGttccttcagcagcagaagtCTTGATGGCCTGGTGTGTTCCAGGCCCAGAACAGTTGTTGGAAGATGTTCTCCTCCGAGACGTGGATATGGCTTTGGTGCAGCTGGCACGGGGTTCGGCTACAGAGGTGCTGGATTTGGCTACGGAGTTGGTGGAGTCTCCAGGCCATGCACCATCACACCCATCACCATCAACAAGCGACTGCTCCAACCGCTCAGACTGGGACTCGATCCCAATATGCAAACGGTGAAGTACCAAGAGAAGGAGCAGATCAAGACCCTCAACAACAAACTTGCTTCTTCCATTGAGAAG GTTCGATTCCTGGAACAGCAGAACAAGGTGCTAGAGACTAAGTGGAACCTTCTGCAGGGACAAAACCACTGCAGGAACACCCTCACACCCAGGTTGGAGGCTCATATTGGTAACCTGAAGAAGGAGCTGGAAGCACTGGGGTGCAACAGAGCCCAGTTAGAAACAGAcctgaaagcagcacagcaggttTTGGAAACCAACAAGAAAAT GTACAAGGACGAATGCAGCCAGCGGACGTGCACTGAGAGTGAGTTTATTGCCCTGAAGAAGGTGA GACGCGCGGactgttttttcttaaacaaagcaGAGCTGGAAGCCAAGGTAGAAAGCCTGAAAGAAGAGGCTGAATTCCTGAGAATGTTCTATGAAGAG GAAATCCACCAGCTGTGGGCGCAGATCTCAGATACTTCGGTGCTCATGCAGATGGACAACAGCCAAGATCTTGGCTCGGAGGGCATCACTGCGGATGTCGAGGCTCAGTACGAGGACGTTGCCCACAGGGGCCGGGCAGAAGCGCAGGCCTGGTATGAAAGGAAG ctcgAGGAGTTGCGAGTCACTGCAGGCAGAAGCGCTGACAGCCTGCGAGAGACAAAAACCGAGATAGCTGAGCTGACACGGACAGTCCAGAGACTGAATGGAGGAGTGAGGAGTGCCAAGGCCCAG CGCCGCAAGCTGGAAGCTGCCGTGGCTGACACTGAGCAGCGTGGGGAAACGACTGCCAAGGATGCAAAGCACAAACTCTCCGAGCTGGAGACAGCCCTGCAGCAGACCAAGGCGGACCTGGCCCAGCAGCTCCGTGAGTACCAGGAACTCATGAACATCAAGCTGGCCCTGGATGTCGAGATTGTCACCTACAGGAAGATGCTGGAGGGCAAGGAGAGCAG CGAGAGACGGGCTGGAGAGAGTCAGGCTCACATCTGA